The Rhododendron vialii isolate Sample 1 chromosome 5a, ASM3025357v1 genome contains a region encoding:
- the LOC131327866 gene encoding uncharacterized protein LOC131327866 has protein sequence MGRPIYTKPHSDEVDQLLFPKGFRVPEFHTFSGEDAKESTVEHVARFQVQCGEAGTKDEWKLRLFPNSLTAIAFTWYINLSPNSIQTWRQMEDAFHQQFYRVEPEVTMADLSSLFKKARFKCKVSLPEKEYVSLALNGLNFELKKKFYEAEFRDLFELSAKAARYERILRQEQDRMAASKGTYYRDPNYEVAAVEPGYEAEVAVAELINKKPYFLKAGRLEKADFASPSGKSNRVYTFDITKAEAIFDQLMADKLVKLHPGHKLPPTMDLKGREYCKYHNSWSHTTNNCMVFRNDIQDKIERGEFKFESKDKKAMGVDANPFPTGLSTNMVSFNMRGMPNSSPRPKVSLGEPSRQARRPTYEDLVE, from the exons ATGGGGAGGCCTATTTATACGAAGCCTCACTCAGACGAGGTTGACCAGCTACTGTTCCCGAAAGGCTTTCGAGTACCAGAGTTCCATACTTTTTCTGGGGAAGACGCGAAGGAATCAACGGTGGAACACGTAGCCCGGTTCCAAGTCCAATGTGGGGAAGCAGGGACTAAGGACGAGTGGAAGTTGAGGTTGTTTCCCAACTCCTTGACTGCCATCGCCTTTACGTGGTACATCAATCTATCTCCTAACTCCATCCAGACCTGGCGACAAATGGAGGATGCATTCCACCAACAGTTTTATAGGGTGGAGCCAGAGGTCACAATGGCTGACCTTTCAAGCTT ATTCAAGAAGGCTCGATTTAAGTGTAAGGTCTCCCTGCCCGAGAAGGAGTACGTGAGCTTGGCGTTAAATGGCCTAAACTTTGAGTTGAAAAAGAAGTTCTACGAGGCGGAGTTTAGGGATCTTTTTGAGTTATCAGCCAAAGCAGCAAGATATGAGCGGATCTTGAGGCAGGAACAAGACCGCATGGCCGCCTCGAAGGGAACCTATTATAGAGACCCCAATTATGAGGTGGCCGCAGTGGAGCCTGGGTACGAAGCAGAGGTGGCTGTCGCGGAGTTGATTAACAAGAAGCCTTATTTCTTGAAAGCTGGCAGGTTGGAAAAGGCAGACTTTGCATCACCTTCAGGCAAGTCGAACCGGGTCTACACATTCGACATTACGAAGGCCGAGGCAATCTTTGATCAGCTCATGGCCGACAAGCTTGTGAAGCTTCATCCAGGCCATAAGCTTCCTCCAACGATGGATTTGAAGGGCAGAGAATATTGCAAATATCATAATTCGTGGAGCCATACCACCAACAACTGTATGGTCTTCCGAAATGATATTCAAGATAAGATCGAACGTGGAGAGTTCAAGTTTGAGTCGAAAGATAAGAAGGCCATGGGTGTGGATGCAAATCCATTCCCGACGGGCCTGAGTACCAACATGGTGTCCTTCAACATGAGGGGAATGCCGAATAGTTCTCCAAGGCCCAAAGTCAGCTTAGGAGAACCATCTAGGCAAGCACGAAGGCCTACTTATGAAGACCTCGTCGAGTGA
- the LOC131326654 gene encoding L-type lectin-domain containing receptor kinase VIII.1-like, protein MTSLPGNFSCYLFLLIEFLLLLCFSDNVTGDTSFDFGTLTLSSLKLLGDARLNNGSVALTRDLAVPNSGAGRAFYSKPVAFRRPGTRAPASFSTFFSFSVSNLNPSSIGGGLAFVISPDDTSVGAPGGYLGLITPTGAPNGTVAIEFDTLMDVEFNDVNGNHVGFDLDSMESTQVGDLDTIGVDLKSGDQVNSWVDYSGSTQVLNVSVSYSNLKPKTPLLSFPLDLGEYVGDSMFVGFSGSTQGSTESHSIEWWSFTSSFDVDSKAESSSPPSSLPSPPSPPATLLNPTADIVNPPPPSLTPTESNSSTNSVTVEKNTKCHSQLCKQGPGAVVGVVTAGAFFLALFAVLLIWVYSKKFKHVRKPDSFGSEIIKIPKEFSYKELRLATKCFSSSRIIGHGAFGTVYKGILPESGDIVAVKRCSHNGQGKAEFLSELSIIGTLRHRNLVRLQGWCHEKGEILLVYDLMPNGSLDKALFESRMPLPWSHRRKILMGVASALAYLHQECENQVIHRDIKTSNIMLDERFNAKLGDFGLARQVEHDKSPDATVAAGTMGYLAPEYLLTGRATEKTDVFSFGAVALEVASGRRPIEKESAAVGKKEGGSSNLVEWVWGLHRDGRLMMAVDSRLGGEFDELEMRKVILVGLACSHPDPMARPSMRGVVQMLVGEAEVPVVPKARPCLSFSTSHLLLNLQDSVSDLNAMISLSTSSSSSDRSYDGGVGMV, encoded by the exons ATGACGTCACTTCCCGGCAATTTCTCCTGCTATCTCTTCCTTCTCATAGAATTCCTTCTGCTGCTCTGTTTTTCCGATAATGTCACCGGGGACACATCGTTCGACTTCGGCACCCTCACCCTGTCCAGCCTGAAGCTCCTCGGCGACGCCCGCCTGAACAACGGGAGCGTGGCGCTCACCCGCGACCTCGCCGTCCCCAACTCCGGCGCCGGCAGGGCCTTCTACTCCAAACCCGTCGCCTTCCGGCGACCCGGGACCCGCGCGCCGGCCAGCTTCTCgaccttcttctccttctccgtCTCCAACCTCAACCCCTCCTCCATCGGCGGCGGCCTCGCCTTCGTCATCTCCCCGGACGACACCTCCGTCGGCGCCCCCGGCGGATACCTCGGCCTCATCACCCCCACCGGCGCCCCGAACGGCACCGTTGCGATAGAATTCGATACCCTTATGGACGTGGAGTTCAACGACGTTAACGGAAATCACGTCGGTTTTGATCTGGACTCAATGGAGTCGACTCAG GTGGGCGATTTGGACACGATTGGAGTGGATCTGAAAAGCGGTGACCAGGTCAACTCGTGGGTCGACTACTCCGGGTCGACTCAGGTGCTCAACGTCTCGGTATCGTACTCCAACCTCAAGCCCAAGACCCCGCTCCTGTCCTTCCCTCTCGATCTCGGCGAGTACGTGGGGGATTCCATGTTCGTCGGGTTCTCCGGGTCGACTCAGGGGAGTACCGAGTCGCACAGCATCGAGTGGTGGAGTTTTACTTCCTCTTTCGATGTGGACTCGAAGGCCGAGTCGTCATCGCCACCTTCGTCATTGCCCAGCCCGCCCTCGCCACCGGCTACTTTGTTGAACCCGACGGCTGATATTGTCAACCCGCCGCCGCCTTCTCTGACGCCAACTGAGTCAAACAGTAGTACTAACTCGGTAACCGTAGAGAAAAACACCAAATGTCATAGCCAATTGTGCAAACAGGGCCCAGGAGCAGTGGTTGGGGTAGTGACAGCCGGGGCGTTCTTTCTAGCCTTGTTTGCTGTTCTTCTCATCTGGGTTTACTCCAAGAAGTTCAAACACGTGAGAAAACCCGATTCGTTCGGATCGGAAATCATCAAGATCCCGAAAGAATTCAGCTACAAGGAGCTCAGATTGGCCACCAAGTGCTTCAGTTCATCCCGAATCATCGGTCACGGCGCGTTCGGGACCGTCTACAAGGGTATATTACCGGAAAGTGGCGACATTGTTGCAGTTAAAAGGTGTAGTCACAATGGGCAGGGGAAAGCAGAGTTCTTATCCGAATTGTCGATAATTGGAACGCTCAGGCATAGAAATCTCGTTAGGCTTCAAGGCTGGTGTCACGAAAAGGGGGAAATTCTATTGGTTTATGACTTGATGCCTAACGGGAGCCTCGATAAGGCCTTGTTCGAATCAAGAATGCCATTGCCCTGGTCCCACAGGCGAAAAATCCTGATGGGCGTGGCCTCTGCCCTGGCATACTTGCACCAAGAATGCGAAAACCAGGTGATCCACCGGGACATAAAGACCAGCAACATAATGCTGGACGAAAGGTTCAACGCGAAGCTGGGCGATTTCGGCCTGGCGAGGCAGGTCGAGCACGACAAGTCGCCGGACGCGACCGTGGCGGCCGGGACGATGGGGTACCTGGCCCCGGAGTACTTGCTGACCGGGAGGGCCACCGAGAAGACCGATGTCTTCAGCTTCGGGGCGGTGGCGCTCGAGGTTGCCAGCGGGAGGAGGCCTATCGAGAAAGAGAGTGCTGCTGTGGGGAAAAAAGAGGGTGGAAGCAGTAATTTGGTGGAGTGGGTTTGGGGTTTGCATAGGGATGGGAGGCTGATGATGGCTGTGGATTCGAGGCTTGGTGGGGAGTTTGATGAGTTGGAAATGAGGAAAGTGATTCTGGTTGGGCTGGCCTGCTCGCACCCTGACCCTATGGCTAGGCCGAGCATGAGGGGTGTGGTCCAGATGCTTGTGGGTGAGGCTGAGGTCCCTGTGGTCCCCAAGGCTAGGCCCTGCTTGAGTTTCAGCACTTCTCATTTGTTACTCAACTTGCAAGATAGTGTGTCCGATTTGAATGCCATGATCAGtctctccacctcctcctcctcttccgaCCGCAGCTACGATGGCGGTGTGGGCATGGTCTGA